The following are from one region of the Gambusia affinis linkage group LG02, SWU_Gaff_1.0, whole genome shotgun sequence genome:
- the fibinb gene encoding fin bud initiation factor — MAFVHLLCAWMLLQPACGAFYRGPLHPEMSNGTFHHYFVPDGEYEDNDDPEQCQMLFKMTDERKCSLDEDQDSVIRDDFTLIKRQIEDSARVLEGIGKSISYDLDGEDSYGMYLRRETAQIGEAFTNSEKSLLELEVKFKQSQESELKEEHRLSDDFLTMIVHTRDALKETLDISLGLKDKHELLSLIIRSHGTRLSRLKNEYLKF, encoded by the coding sequence ATGGCTTTTGTTCACTTGCTCTGTGCCTGGATGTTGTTACAGCCAGCATGCGGAGCTTTTTACCGGGGACCATTACATCCAGAGATGTCTAATGGCACTTTTCATCATTATTTTGTCCCGGATGGCGAATATGAGGACAACGACGACCCAGAGCAGTGTCAAATGCTTTTTAAGATGACCGACGAGCGAAAGTGCAGCCTGGACGAGGACCAAGACTCTGTCATAAGGGACGACTTCACCCTCATCAAACGGCAGATCGAGGATTCGGCGCGGGTGCTAGAGGGGATAGGGAAGAGCATCTCCTACGACCTGGACGGAGAGGACAGCTACGGGATGTATCTGCGCAGGGAGACGGCCCAGATCGGCGAGGCGTTCACAAACTCGGAGAAATCTCTGCTGGAGTTGGAGGTGAAGTTCAAGCAGAGCCAGGAGAGCGAACTGAAGGAGGAGCACCGGCTCAGTGACGACTTCCTCACCATGATCGTGCACACACGGGACGCCCTGAAGGAGACCCTGGACATCTCCCTGGGCCTGAAGGACAAACACGAGTTGCTGTCCCTGATCATCCGCAGCCACGGAACGAGACTGAGCAGACTGAAGAACGAGTACCTCAAATTCTAA